A genomic segment from Chitinophaga niabensis encodes:
- a CDS encoding SusC/RagA family TonB-linked outer membrane protein — protein MKKIGLCTYSASFFMKAALIHYFLTLAFIVGVQAAPANGQGILDKRISITVERESFKAVLQKISLKAGVKFSYTRNTLPEKEKVSVLAKDETLEKVFTNLFDPFDIDFEAIGSQVVLRKQKLMSVLMNHAESGNATEINFKQVTGTIKDVSGSPVPGVTVSIKGTTKGTNTDGNGNFKIEANEGDVLVFSAIGFKRLEMKVGSESSYSVVLETDEKALSEVVVTAMGVKRSPRSLGYSVQKVDGSNITIAQAPTIAQGLMGKVAGLNISQASGGVEGGSSRLVIRGNTTLTGDNRALIIVDGVALNNDPVNNNANNGGGGAVGTQQGADVSGYNDWGTGLNFINPEDIEDVTVLKGPAAAALYGARGANGVILVTRKKGERRKGLGVDYSFSSRATKVYEYLDFQNDFGSGLVGALWTADQGKQFPVNGAGKRYQIGTYSGSYAAGDYKTGAYGMLPYNNSTQAWDLFSFPSGLSWGPKFDNQPVLWYDGVERPYSAQPNNWKDYFPDGYVNQHNVSISGGGDFGTIRASYTRDDSKANILNSNYKSNIFNVGSSIKVSKMLTADITGSYVNYERLNAPPVGAGAFMAGMSYAATRDYRPDVEKLNNFAPDGSQRDVTNSSNFPAGSPPYPYYSYMANSYWNIYKNNTVFNRNQLLGSIKLTANLTDFLTLTTQGSIDNSNDGTEIREYPKNVQGTQGAYRQANARNMSRNLNAMLRLYKDNLFNKQFNASITGGVESYYRNDYTVSNKTKGNFISPFIFALNNGSEAPDPAQEIRYAKKINSGFGFIDLSFRNYLFLQVTGRNDWSSTLTDGTNSYFYPSVNASYVFSDGIPGMQNALPWLSFGKLSLSYAETGSDTDPYSIFNVLNTAAYNQQAAQTFPSNLKFPGVAPQRTRQYEAGLSIGMFNNRVNLEVTAYSMKTFNQILSNSLPMSSGFTSVQLNKGSLGNKGIEFIIGANPVSTRDFSWNISLNGAHAQNKVLALDEGTDAISLGTFFGGSGVSQRVKVGENYGTLYGRDFTYLNGKKVVKRAVNPQNQQLLSYMVNGQPQAAGTQWVLTPNEVPIGNSQPFLTGGIANTLRYKGISLYFMVDGKFGGDTYFGTYAAAMGNGLLQETTKERNGGGLPMTYPDGTTGNTGIIFDGVFADGKPNTDVVAYPWYYLGTYTSWNHLGVPRSASVFENTWMKLREVALTYQVPQSVVRQTKIFQNLSLSLIGRDLFYLFTTIPKGLNPEGVNGIGNMQGIEYSSMPRIRSFGFTVKASL, from the coding sequence ATGAAGAAAATTGGATTGTGTACCTACTCAGCTTCTTTTTTTATGAAAGCAGCCCTCATACATTATTTCCTGACCCTTGCATTCATCGTAGGGGTACAGGCCGCGCCTGCAAACGGGCAGGGCATCCTGGATAAACGCATTTCCATTACCGTAGAGCGTGAATCCTTCAAAGCTGTATTACAGAAAATAAGCCTCAAAGCCGGTGTGAAATTTTCCTATACACGCAATACACTTCCTGAAAAAGAAAAAGTAAGCGTGCTGGCGAAAGATGAAACCCTGGAGAAGGTATTTACCAACCTGTTTGATCCTTTCGATATCGACTTCGAGGCTATCGGCAGCCAGGTGGTATTGCGGAAGCAAAAGCTCATGAGCGTGCTGATGAACCATGCAGAGAGCGGCAATGCCACCGAGATCAATTTTAAACAGGTAACAGGCACTATCAAAGATGTTAGCGGCAGCCCTGTTCCCGGTGTAACGGTGAGCATTAAAGGAACTACCAAAGGCACCAACACAGATGGGAATGGTAATTTTAAGATAGAAGCAAACGAAGGTGATGTACTGGTATTTTCTGCTATAGGTTTTAAGCGCCTTGAAATGAAAGTTGGGAGCGAAAGCTCCTACTCGGTGGTACTGGAAACCGATGAAAAAGCCTTAAGTGAGGTAGTGGTAACGGCGATGGGCGTTAAACGCTCTCCGCGTTCACTGGGTTATTCTGTACAGAAAGTTGACGGAAGTAACATTACCATCGCACAGGCACCTACCATTGCGCAGGGCCTGATGGGAAAGGTGGCAGGTTTGAATATCAGCCAGGCATCCGGTGGTGTGGAAGGTGGTTCTTCCCGTCTTGTAATACGTGGTAATACAACCCTTACCGGCGATAACCGCGCACTTATTATTGTAGATGGTGTGGCACTTAATAATGACCCTGTTAATAACAATGCGAATAACGGTGGCGGCGGTGCTGTAGGTACCCAGCAGGGGGCTGATGTTTCCGGTTACAACGACTGGGGTACCGGGCTTAATTTTATCAACCCGGAAGACATTGAGGATGTTACGGTGTTGAAAGGGCCCGCAGCAGCAGCTTTATATGGTGCAAGGGGAGCGAACGGTGTGATACTCGTGACCCGTAAGAAAGGAGAAAGAAGAAAGGGCCTGGGTGTAGACTACTCTTTCTCCAGCCGTGCAACAAAGGTTTATGAATACCTGGATTTCCAGAATGATTTTGGTTCCGGTCTTGTAGGTGCTTTGTGGACAGCAGATCAGGGAAAACAATTCCCGGTGAATGGTGCAGGGAAGCGTTACCAGATCGGTACCTACTCGGGCAGTTATGCAGCCGGTGATTACAAAACAGGTGCCTATGGCATGCTGCCTTACAACAACAGCACACAGGCATGGGACCTTTTTTCTTTTCCCAGCGGATTATCCTGGGGCCCAAAATTCGACAATCAACCTGTGCTCTGGTATGATGGCGTAGAAAGACCTTACTCTGCACAGCCCAATAACTGGAAAGATTATTTTCCTGATGGTTATGTGAACCAGCATAACGTTTCCATCTCCGGTGGCGGCGATTTTGGTACCATCCGCGCTTCTTATACCAGGGATGATAGTAAAGCCAATATCCTGAACAGTAATTATAAGAGCAATATCTTCAATGTTGGTTCCAGTATAAAGGTGAGTAAAATGCTCACAGCTGATATCACCGGTAGCTACGTCAACTACGAACGTTTGAATGCACCCCCCGTAGGAGCTGGCGCTTTTATGGCGGGTATGTCTTATGCAGCAACGAGAGACTATCGGCCGGATGTGGAGAAGCTGAATAATTTTGCGCCGGATGGCTCACAAAGGGACGTAACTAACTCCAGCAATTTTCCTGCAGGTTCTCCGCCATACCCTTATTATTCTTACATGGCCAATTCTTACTGGAACATCTATAAGAATAACACCGTCTTCAATCGCAACCAGTTGTTAGGTAGCATTAAACTCACTGCTAACCTTACAGACTTTTTAACATTGACCACACAGGGAAGCATTGATAATTCAAATGATGGTACGGAAATAAGGGAGTATCCCAAGAATGTTCAGGGAACACAGGGAGCTTACAGGCAGGCGAATGCCCGTAACATGAGCCGTAACCTGAATGCGATGCTGAGATTGTACAAGGATAATCTCTTCAATAAACAATTTAATGCGAGTATCACCGGCGGTGTGGAGTCCTATTACCGGAACGATTATACCGTGAGCAACAAAACAAAAGGCAACTTTATCAGCCCTTTTATTTTTGCACTGAATAATGGATCAGAAGCACCTGATCCGGCACAGGAGATCCGTTATGCCAAGAAGATCAATTCAGGCTTCGGATTTATAGACCTCTCTTTCAGGAATTACCTTTTCCTGCAGGTAACAGGTAGGAACGACTGGTCTTCCACGCTTACAGATGGTACCAATTCTTACTTCTATCCATCCGTTAACGCGAGCTATGTATTCTCGGATGGTATTCCGGGTATGCAGAATGCTTTGCCCTGGCTGAGCTTTGGTAAATTAAGCCTCTCTTATGCAGAAACAGGTAGTGATACAGACCCCTATTCTATTTTTAACGTATTGAATACGGCAGCATACAATCAACAAGCTGCGCAAACCTTCCCCAGTAATTTGAAATTCCCTGGTGTTGCACCGCAAAGGACCCGCCAGTATGAAGCAGGTTTGAGCATAGGTATGTTCAATAATCGTGTGAACCTGGAGGTAACAGCGTACTCCATGAAAACGTTCAACCAGATCCTCTCTAACAGCCTGCCGATGTCTTCCGGATTTACTTCGGTACAGCTCAATAAAGGATCTTTAGGTAATAAAGGGATTGAATTTATCATCGGCGCCAACCCGGTAAGTACAAGGGATTTTTCCTGGAACATTTCATTGAATGGTGCACACGCACAGAACAAGGTACTGGCACTGGATGAAGGAACAGATGCAATTTCACTGGGTACTTTCTTTGGCGGAAGCGGCGTTTCCCAGCGTGTGAAAGTAGGAGAGAACTACGGCACCCTTTATGGCCGTGATTTCACTTACCTGAATGGTAAAAAAGTAGTGAAGAGAGCGGTGAACCCACAAAACCAGCAGTTGCTGAGTTATATGGTGAACGGGCAGCCGCAGGCGGCAGGTACACAATGGGTATTAACGCCCAACGAAGTACCCATTGGTAATTCTCAGCCATTCCTTACCGGTGGTATTGCCAATACTTTGCGCTACAAGGGCATCTCCTTATACTTTATGGTAGATGGTAAATTCGGCGGCGATACCTATTTTGGTACTTATGCGGCAGCTATGGGGAACGGCCTGTTACAGGAAACTACCAAAGAACGTAACGGTGGCGGTCTTCCCATGACCTATCCCGATGGTACCACCGGCAATACAGGTATCATTTTCGATGGTGTGTTCGCAGATGGCAAACCCAATACAGATGTGGTAGCCTATCCATGGTATTACCTGGGTACCTATACTTCCTGGAATCACCTGGGTGTTCCAAGGTCTGCCTCTGTATTTGAAAATACCTGGATGAAATTAAGAGAGGTTGCATTGACCTACCAGGTGCCGCAAAGTGTGGTAAGACAAACAAAGATCTTCCAGAACCTGAGCCTTTCACTGATCGGACGGGACCTTTTTTACCTCTTCACTACCATCCCCAAAGGGCTTAATCCTGAAGGCGTAAATGGTATTGGTAACATGCAGGGTATTGAATACTCTTCCATGCCAAGGATAAGGTCTTTTGGTTTTACTGTGAAAGCCTCTTTATAA
- a CDS encoding FecR family protein — protein sequence MDHQEEKIHALLLDNRFVDWVINPQSPYAGYWLQWAATDPEHAWLLEEAKHFLLEMRLAEEEGQQELSEVQLEQMLDRIREEIAPVPQKRSIAKYWYMAAAVLAGAIALGIFMFSPKENTITGTDKKEAYSTDVIRYNGNKEDELLFLPDGSKVVLAKGARISYNMLMNGSKREVTLSGEAFFDVAKNAEQPFYIYTKNVVVKVLGTSFKVTASGNQEAVAVKTGKVSVYLKGQDLEQSAARIVLPQQVCRYSENSKELITETFTDKLPIASGLEKARNYNFEDAPLDSVIKTLEKMYAIPIQYNADTFAGCFITISLGDESLEEILKVITRTVDASYSYSGYGITLKGKGCR from the coding sequence ATGGACCACCAGGAGGAGAAAATACATGCATTATTACTGGATAACCGGTTTGTAGACTGGGTGATCAATCCGCAAAGCCCCTATGCCGGCTACTGGCTGCAATGGGCTGCAACGGACCCGGAGCATGCATGGTTGCTGGAAGAAGCAAAACATTTTCTCCTGGAAATGAGGCTGGCAGAAGAAGAGGGGCAGCAGGAACTGAGTGAAGTGCAATTGGAACAGATGTTAGACCGGATCCGTGAAGAAATAGCACCTGTACCTCAAAAGAGAAGCATCGCAAAATACTGGTACATGGCAGCAGCCGTGCTGGCAGGGGCCATTGCATTAGGCATTTTTATGTTTTCTCCCAAAGAGAACACCATAACAGGTACAGATAAAAAAGAAGCCTATTCCACAGATGTGATCCGGTATAATGGCAACAAAGAAGATGAACTGCTCTTTCTGCCGGATGGTTCCAAAGTAGTACTGGCCAAAGGTGCAAGGATCTCCTATAATATGCTCATGAATGGCAGTAAAAGGGAAGTAACCCTGTCTGGCGAAGCCTTCTTTGATGTGGCTAAAAATGCAGAACAACCCTTTTATATCTATACAAAGAATGTGGTTGTAAAGGTGCTGGGCACGAGTTTTAAAGTAACGGCATCCGGCAACCAGGAAGCTGTGGCCGTTAAAACAGGTAAAGTATCCGTTTACCTCAAAGGGCAGGACCTTGAGCAGTCTGCCGCCAGGATTGTACTGCCACAGCAGGTATGCAGGTATTCAGAAAACAGTAAGGAACTGATCACAGAAACATTCACAGATAAATTACCCATTGCTAGCGGGCTGGAAAAGGCCAGGAACTATAATTTTGAAGATGCCCCGCTGGACTCCGTTATCAAAACCCTGGAGAAAATGTATGCTATCCCCATACAATATAATGCAGATACTTTTGCAGGCTGCTTTATAACAATATCATTGGGTGATGAAAGCCTCGAAGAGATCTTAAAAGTTATTACAAGAACAGTGGACGCATCTTATAGTTACAGCGGCTATGGCATAACGTTAAAGGGAAAAGGTTGCCGCTGA
- a CDS encoding RNA polymerase sigma factor, whose protein sequence is MISSEHDMEWSRMKNGDPAALEAIYRAHIRSLVRYGLKLTHDLDLIRDSIQDLFLEIWRNRENLADTSHPKFYLFRALRNKLSKAQTKQSFVSENELRLASDSLLEEYVELTITARETEAENRQALKQLLHKLPRRQQEAVYLRFYQNIPYERIAELMSMNYQSVLNLMQRALKALRKEYTPRSSKD, encoded by the coding sequence TTGATCAGCAGTGAACACGATATGGAATGGAGCCGTATGAAAAACGGTGATCCAGCCGCCCTTGAAGCAATTTACAGGGCTCACATCAGATCGTTGGTGCGCTATGGTTTAAAACTGACCCATGACCTCGACCTGATCAGGGATAGCATCCAGGACCTCTTCCTGGAGATCTGGCGCAACCGGGAGAACCTTGCTGATACTTCTCATCCCAAATTCTACCTTTTCAGAGCTTTACGGAACAAACTATCCAAAGCACAAACAAAACAATCCTTTGTCAGCGAAAATGAGCTGCGCCTGGCCTCAGACAGCCTCCTGGAAGAATACGTGGAATTAACCATCACCGCCAGGGAAACGGAAGCAGAGAACCGGCAGGCCCTGAAACAGTTATTACATAAACTACCCCGGCGGCAGCAGGAAGCCGTATATCTCCGCTTTTACCAGAACATCCCCTACGAACGCATCGCGGAACTGATGAGTATGAATTACCAGTCCGTTTTAAACCTCATGCAGCGTGCCCTGAAGGCTTTAAGGAAAGAATATACCCCCCGTTCCTCCAAAGACTAA
- a CDS encoding alpha-L-rhamnosidase-related protein — translation MRILLLLLISMQAAAQQLPPVFAKDRVAQNTATVRSYLSPERIVWKTDSGIVNAERFLLPGNGQADLANRNMCKLKGRAGILLDYGKELHGGLQIVTGMYKGNKPVKLRVRFGESVSEAMSDIEPKKNATNDHAMRDMIVEVPWLGKLEVGNTGFRFVRIDLLDENAALDLKEVRAVFVYRDLAYKGSFNCSDPLLNKIWLTGAYTVQLNMQDYLWDGIKRDRLVWVGDMHPEVSTIYSVFGDNEVISKSLDLSKEITPLPHYMNGMVSYSMWWVLIQRDVYLHTGNLAYLQQQAAYLKGLLQHFVTKIDAQHKESLQDGTRFLDWPSSEDPKAVHAGLQAMMIMTLKAGEELSKVLGDNVTAATCAKAVAELKQYIPDANNSKQAAALMALSGLAPAEKMNKEIIAVNGVKNYSTFYGYYMLQAKAMAGDQAGAIADIKTYWGAMLSMGATTFWEDFNMDWLPNASRIDELVKPGQKDIHGDYGAYCYIGLRHSLCHGWASGPTPWLTEHVLGIKVLAPGCRVIKIKPFLGDLSYAEGTFPTPYGIVSVKHTKQANGKIHSEIKSPKEVRVIRE, via the coding sequence ATGAGGATACTGTTATTATTACTGATCAGCATGCAGGCTGCTGCACAGCAACTGCCACCCGTATTTGCGAAAGACCGTGTTGCACAGAACACCGCTACCGTGCGCAGTTATTTATCACCGGAAAGGATCGTATGGAAAACGGACAGCGGCATCGTTAATGCAGAACGTTTCTTATTACCCGGTAACGGGCAGGCTGACCTGGCCAACAGGAATATGTGCAAACTCAAAGGCCGCGCCGGTATTTTACTGGATTATGGAAAAGAGCTGCATGGCGGTTTGCAGATCGTAACAGGCATGTATAAAGGTAATAAACCCGTGAAACTGCGTGTACGCTTCGGAGAATCTGTCAGCGAAGCCATGAGTGATATAGAGCCGAAGAAGAATGCCACAAACGATCATGCCATGCGTGACATGATCGTGGAAGTGCCCTGGCTGGGGAAACTGGAAGTAGGGAACACCGGTTTCCGCTTTGTAAGGATCGATCTGCTGGATGAGAATGCGGCATTGGACCTGAAAGAAGTGCGTGCTGTTTTTGTTTACAGGGACCTCGCCTATAAAGGCTCTTTTAATTGCAGTGATCCTTTGCTGAACAAGATCTGGCTCACCGGCGCTTACACCGTACAGCTCAATATGCAGGATTATCTCTGGGATGGTATTAAGCGGGACAGGCTGGTATGGGTAGGAGATATGCATCCGGAAGTATCCACCATTTATTCCGTGTTCGGAGATAATGAAGTGATCAGTAAAAGTCTTGATCTCTCTAAAGAGATCACACCATTGCCACATTACATGAATGGCATGGTATCTTATTCCATGTGGTGGGTACTCATTCAGCGCGATGTTTACCTGCACACCGGTAACCTTGCTTACCTGCAGCAACAGGCCGCTTACCTGAAAGGATTATTGCAACACTTCGTCACTAAAATAGATGCACAGCATAAAGAGTCGCTGCAGGATGGTACCCGTTTCCTGGACTGGCCTTCCAGTGAGGACCCTAAAGCAGTGCATGCAGGCTTGCAGGCTATGATGATCATGACGCTGAAAGCAGGAGAGGAGTTGAGCAAAGTGTTGGGAGATAATGTTACTGCTGCAACCTGTGCAAAAGCAGTGGCAGAACTAAAGCAATATATACCGGATGCAAACAATTCAAAACAGGCGGCTGCATTGATGGCACTCTCTGGTCTTGCGCCGGCTGAAAAGATGAATAAAGAGATCATTGCCGTGAATGGCGTAAAGAACTATTCAACCTTCTATGGATATTATATGCTGCAGGCAAAAGCCATGGCAGGAGACCAGGCAGGTGCCATAGCAGATATAAAAACATATTGGGGCGCTATGCTCAGCATGGGTGCCACTACTTTCTGGGAAGACTTTAATATGGACTGGCTGCCCAACGCATCGCGCATTGATGAGCTGGTAAAACCCGGGCAAAAGGATATTCACGGGGATTATGGTGCATACTGCTACATAGGCCTGCGGCATAGCCTTTGCCATGGATGGGCTTCAGGCCCTACACCCTGGTTAACAGAACATGTACTGGGTATTAAAGTGCTGGCTCCGGGTTGCCGTGTGATTAAGATCAAACCCTTCCTGGGTGATCTGAGCTATGCAGAAGGCACTTTTCCTACGCCTTACGGCATTGTATCCGTAAAGCACACCAAACAGGCCAACGGAAAGATACACTCAGAAATAAAGTCCCCCAAAGAGGTGAGGGTGATAAGAGAATAG
- a CDS encoding GNAT family N-acetyltransferase — protein sequence MEFVQSTEKDLGIIFGLYDDAVVFQKTVSNKHWKQFDREMVITEIKEGRQWKIIDNGGVACIFVVAYSDPFIWGERGHGKAIYIHRIVTNPSFRGGNYVKAIVAWASQHAKETGNTYIRMDTWGDNARLIEYYTSCGFNFLGVFAPDDISQLPKHYSDITLAFFEMEVK from the coding sequence ATGGAATTCGTTCAAAGCACTGAAAAAGACCTGGGTATAATTTTCGGGTTGTATGATGATGCTGTTGTATTTCAAAAAACTGTTTCCAATAAACACTGGAAACAGTTCGACAGGGAAATGGTGATAACAGAAATAAAAGAAGGCCGTCAATGGAAGATCATTGACAATGGTGGTGTTGCCTGCATCTTTGTGGTTGCCTACAGCGATCCTTTCATCTGGGGAGAACGCGGCCATGGGAAAGCCATTTATATTCACCGCATCGTTACCAATCCCAGCTTCCGGGGCGGCAACTACGTTAAAGCCATTGTTGCATGGGCCAGTCAGCATGCGAAAGAAACCGGCAATACCTATATCCGGATGGACACCTGGGGCGATAATGCCCGCCTCATTGAATATTACACCAGCTGCGGTTTTAATTTCCTCGGTGTCTTTGCACCGGACGATATCTCTCAACTCCCCAAACATTACAGCGATATTACATTGGCCTTTTTTGAAATGGAAGTAAAGTAG
- a CDS encoding glycosyl hydrolase has protein sequence MKYLFALFCVCSIPVLAQQNAVQKGFAIPPDSTKLSMYWYWMSDNISEEGVKKDLASMAALGIGRAFIGNIGYNENEVPYGKVKLFSDEWWKITRTAIRTAGEKGIEIGLFNSPGWSQSGGPWIKPAASMRYLAGEEVTVKGPQQLSLALKEAGKDFQDVVVLAYPAPAEDLLVAANFKTGETFIDLELPQENTARSLILYMKGRFRAEAELQVKEGNSYRSITTFLVDRTNPSDNVGFRPFAPFSVSFAPVKGKSFRLLLKNNSKEGLTAVHLLKAPRIERYEEKQLSKMFQQPLPLWNEYQWPQHPTATDTVLTIPASQVKDITQYFGKDGILRWNVPAGNWIITRYGMLTTGVKNAPASKEGAGLEVDKINRVPMQYHYDAFVGKVRSSIPANERSSLKWVVADSYETGSQNWTDDMAQSFKEQYGYDPLPWLPVLSGRVVGSADQSDRFLWDLRRLVADRVAYEYVAGLRDISHKDGMRLWLENYGHWGFPSEFLKYGGQADEVGGEFWNEGTLGNIECRAASSAAHIYGKNRVAAESFTAGGQAYVRYPALLKKRGDWSFTEGINHTLLHVFIHQPYEDRNPGVNVGFGTEFNRKNTWFYQGRAFVDYLRRCNFILQQGKPVNDIAYFIGEDAPKMTGIRNPELPHGYSYDYINAEVILQRLSVKDGWFVLPDGVRYRLLVLPELETMRPELLKKLFALAKQGGVILGPAPKRSPSLQDFPRADAQIKKLADEMWKLPNVLTGKRMEEALSFVHLLPDVRGIKEQILYTHRTAKDADYYFLSNQSDTTVNFSPTFRMEGKQPELWDAVTGKIRDLPSFDLKFKGITVPLTLEAYESVFIVFRKPPVLPQTGRKNFPQPQTLQELKGPWQVKFDSTYTFNTLTDWSQHADERIKNFSGTAYYNTTFSATPGKERYYINLGPVMVMAKVKLNGKDLGTLWTAPWKIDVTEALKKGENKLEVEVVNTWVNGLIGDSKLPVKERKYRANVNPYKPESKYQSAGLLGPVKLESTPY, from the coding sequence ATGAAATATTTATTTGCCCTGTTCTGCGTTTGTTCCATTCCTGTACTTGCACAGCAAAATGCAGTACAGAAAGGCTTTGCCATACCACCTGACAGCACTAAGCTCAGCATGTACTGGTACTGGATGAGCGATAATATCAGTGAAGAAGGGGTGAAGAAAGACCTGGCTTCCATGGCAGCGCTTGGTATCGGCCGTGCCTTTATTGGTAATATCGGCTACAATGAAAACGAAGTGCCCTATGGCAAAGTAAAACTGTTTTCAGATGAATGGTGGAAGATAACCCGTACGGCTATCCGTACTGCAGGCGAAAAGGGTATTGAGATAGGATTGTTCAACAGCCCCGGATGGAGCCAGAGCGGCGGCCCCTGGATCAAACCTGCAGCATCCATGCGTTACCTCGCCGGGGAAGAAGTAACCGTAAAAGGCCCGCAGCAGCTTTCCCTGGCTTTAAAAGAAGCCGGAAAAGATTTTCAGGATGTAGTGGTACTCGCTTATCCTGCCCCTGCGGAAGACCTGCTGGTGGCGGCTAACTTCAAAACAGGCGAAACATTCATAGACCTGGAACTACCACAAGAGAATACCGCAAGAAGTCTCATCCTCTATATGAAAGGGCGTTTCCGCGCAGAAGCGGAATTACAGGTGAAAGAAGGGAACAGTTACCGCTCCATCACCACCTTCCTGGTGGACCGCACCAATCCCAGCGATAATGTGGGTTTCAGGCCCTTCGCACCCTTCAGCGTTTCTTTTGCTCCTGTAAAAGGCAAAAGCTTTCGCCTGCTTTTAAAGAATAATTCCAAAGAAGGACTTACAGCAGTACACCTGCTGAAAGCACCACGCATTGAACGGTATGAAGAGAAACAATTATCCAAGATGTTCCAGCAGCCCCTGCCTTTATGGAACGAATACCAATGGCCGCAACATCCCACAGCAACAGATACCGTACTCACTATTCCTGCATCACAGGTGAAAGACATCACGCAATATTTCGGAAAGGACGGTATCCTGCGCTGGAATGTACCTGCCGGCAACTGGATCATCACCCGTTACGGCATGCTCACCACAGGAGTGAAGAATGCCCCTGCATCTAAAGAAGGCGCTGGCCTTGAAGTGGATAAGATCAACCGCGTTCCTATGCAGTATCATTATGATGCATTCGTGGGTAAGGTCCGCAGCAGCATCCCTGCCAATGAACGCAGCTCCCTGAAATGGGTAGTGGCAGATAGTTATGAAACCGGTTCCCAGAACTGGACAGATGATATGGCACAGTCCTTCAAAGAACAATACGGCTATGATCCCTTGCCCTGGCTCCCTGTTCTTTCCGGCAGGGTAGTGGGCTCCGCAGATCAAAGCGACCGTTTCCTCTGGGACCTGCGGAGGCTGGTGGCAGATCGTGTGGCATATGAATATGTAGCTGGTTTACGGGATATCAGCCATAAGGATGGGATGCGGTTGTGGCTCGAGAATTATGGCCACTGGGGCTTCCCTTCTGAATTCCTCAAATATGGCGGACAGGCAGATGAAGTAGGCGGTGAATTCTGGAATGAAGGAACACTGGGTAATATTGAATGCCGCGCAGCTTCTTCTGCTGCACATATTTACGGGAAGAACAGGGTGGCCGCAGAATCCTTTACGGCAGGCGGACAAGCTTATGTGCGTTATCCTGCACTGCTCAAAAAACGTGGCGACTGGTCTTTCACAGAAGGCATCAATCATACTTTGTTGCATGTATTCATTCATCAGCCTTATGAAGACCGTAACCCCGGCGTAAACGTAGGTTTCGGTACAGAGTTCAACAGAAAGAACACCTGGTTCTACCAGGGCAGAGCATTTGTGGATTATCTCCGCAGATGTAATTTTATTTTGCAGCAGGGTAAACCCGTGAACGATATCGCCTATTTCATAGGAGAAGATGCACCAAAAATGACGGGCATCAGAAACCCCGAATTACCCCATGGTTATTCTTACGATTATATCAATGCAGAAGTGATCTTGCAAAGGCTGAGCGTTAAAGACGGCTGGTTTGTATTGCCGGATGGTGTTCGCTACCGCCTGCTGGTATTACCGGAGCTGGAAACCATGCGGCCGGAGCTCCTGAAAAAACTGTTTGCTTTAGCGAAACAGGGAGGTGTGATCTTAGGCCCTGCTCCCAAACGTTCTCCCAGTTTGCAGGATTTTCCCAGGGCGGATGCGCAGATAAAAAAACTCGCAGATGAGATGTGGAAGCTCCCTAATGTATTAACAGGTAAGCGTATGGAGGAAGCATTGAGCTTTGTTCATTTATTGCCTGATGTCAGAGGAATTAAAGAACAGATCTTATACACACACCGCACTGCCAAAGATGCGGATTATTATTTTCTCTCTAATCAATCAGACACAACAGTTAATTTTTCGCCCACCTTCCGGATGGAAGGAAAACAGCCTGAGTTGTGGGATGCCGTAACAGGTAAAATAAGAGATCTGCCTTCTTTTGATCTTAAGTTCAAGGGCATTACGGTTCCATTGACGCTGGAGGCATATGAGAGTGTATTCATCGTATTCCGTAAACCGCCGGTACTTCCGCAAACCGGCCGTAAAAACTTCCCGCAACCGCAAACATTGCAGGAGCTTAAAGGCCCCTGGCAGGTGAAATTCGATTCCACCTACACATTTAATACTTTAACAGACTGGAGCCAGCACGCTGATGAACGCATAAAGAACTTTTCCGGCACTGCTTATTACAACACCACCTTTTCTGCCACGCCCGGCAAAGAACGTTACTACATTAACCTGGGGCCCGTGATGGTAATGGCGAAAGTGAAACTGAACGGTAAAGACCTTGGTACCCTCTGGACCGCACCGTGGAAAATAGACGTTACAGAAGCATTAAAGAAAGGTGAAAATAAACTGGAAGTGGAAGTAGTGAACACATGGGTGAACGGTCTTATAGGAGATAGTAAACTTCCCGTAAAAGAGCGGAAATACCGGGCTAATGTAAACCCGTATAAGCCTGAAAGCAAATATCAATCTGCCGGTCTTTTAGGCCCGGTGAAACTGGAATCAACACCATATTAA